A genomic region of Leptotrichia hofstadii contains the following coding sequences:
- a CDS encoding DKNYY domain-containing protein: MKKNFIKIFLLIFLISNLIFSENKKLNGNFGIEDGEVYYINRKIEGADAKTFEVFEDNEYAKDKKNVYYGDKVLNEADPKSFKLLTKISYGLGKDKNNLYFFEDKVNNIDIKTLEIMADEFLIYLKDKNGVYILLPTSGGFPDDLDNGIISPKILKNVDKQTFQLIGGGYSKDKNSVYYIGKKIEEVNPKNFKVLKDYIFTDGKNVYLYGEKKEEIDLQTLKFFDDNSSYFFDKNNIYFQGDKLENADFKSFKTMELNFSKDKNNVYEGNEKIEGADAKTFEVIDIYAGFARDKNYLYYSNERIKNSDPYTFQRINEHLVRDKNQFYSNDGTVLNVDGKSFQIVKDYEKDYFMYAKDKNKAYYINFMAGKDEMVKELKGLNPKNFKVLNPYYTKDDKKVYFSKEYADIQELQNADVKSFEALHLENIENKDDFGKDKNKVYLFGLELKDVKPEKFQVVKEPITEKIIYVRDENNLSVIFYDYFSGFNFVKTKKFENIDFETLKWKSARELEDKNGKYIVNGSVIDEDKIEIKFIKK; the protein is encoded by the coding sequence ATGAAAAAGAATTTTATTAAAATATTTTTATTGATATTTTTAATTAGTAATCTGATTTTTTCAGAAAATAAAAAATTAAATGGAAATTTTGGAATAGAAGATGGAGAAGTTTATTACATAAATAGAAAAATTGAGGGAGCTGATGCAAAGACTTTTGAAGTTTTTGAAGATAATGAATATGCAAAAGATAAGAAAAATGTTTATTATGGAGACAAAGTTCTTAATGAAGCAGATCCTAAAAGTTTTAAATTATTGACAAAAATTAGTTACGGATTGGGAAAAGATAAAAATAATCTTTATTTTTTTGAGGACAAGGTAAATAATATAGATATAAAAACTCTTGAAATAATGGCAGATGAATTTTTGATTTATTTAAAGGACAAAAATGGAGTATATATTTTATTGCCAACTAGTGGAGGATTTCCTGACGATTTAGATAATGGTATAATATCTCCAAAAATTTTAAAAAATGTTGACAAACAAACTTTTCAACTAATTGGTGGAGGGTATTCAAAAGATAAAAATAGTGTTTATTATATTGGTAAAAAAATAGAGGAAGTAAATCCCAAAAACTTTAAAGTTTTAAAAGACTATATTTTTACAGATGGAAAAAATGTGTATCTTTATGGAGAAAAAAAAGAAGAAATAGATTTACAGACATTAAAATTTTTTGATGATAATTCCAGTTATTTTTTTGACAAAAATAATATTTATTTTCAAGGTGATAAACTCGAAAATGCTGATTTTAAAAGTTTTAAAACAATGGAATTGAATTTTTCAAAAGATAAAAATAATGTTTATGAAGGAAATGAAAAAATTGAAGGTGCAGATGCAAAAACTTTTGAAGTAATTGATATTTATGCAGGATTTGCGAGAGATAAAAATTATTTGTATTATTCTAATGAAAGAATAAAAAATTCTGATCCGTATACTTTTCAAAGAATTAATGAACATTTGGTAAGAGATAAAAATCAATTTTATTCTAATGACGGAACAGTTTTAAATGTGGATGGAAAAAGTTTTCAAATAGTAAAAGATTATGAAAAAGATTATTTTATGTATGCAAAAGATAAAAATAAAGCATATTACATAAATTTTATGGCTGGAAAAGATGAAATGGTAAAAGAGTTAAAAGGATTAAATCCTAAAAATTTTAAAGTGCTAAATCCTTATTATACAAAAGATGATAAAAAAGTTTATTTTAGTAAAGAATATGCGGATATACAAGAACTTCAAAATGCAGATGTGAAATCATTTGAAGCGTTACATTTGGAAAATATAGAGAATAAAGATGATTTTGGAAAAGATAAAAATAAAGTTTATTTGTTTGGTCTTGAATTAAAAGATGTAAAACCTGAAAAATTTCAAGTTGTGAAAGAGCCAATAACGGAAAAAATTATATATGTTCGAGATGAAAATAATTTATCTGTAATTTTTTATGATTATTTTTCGGGATTTAATTTTGTAAAGACTAAAAAATTTGAAAATATAGATTTTGAAACTCTTAAATGGAAATCAGCAAGAGAACTGGAAGATAAAAATGGAAAATATATTGTGAATGGCAGCGTAATTGATGAAGATAAAATAGAAATTAAATTTATAAAGAAATAG
- a CDS encoding DUF956 family protein encodes MAISMNTKVLFTTKANSLSGMIGNKNGNILVGDKAFEFYNNRNPEDYIQIPWGEIIRVRAQIFFKDKYIRGFFIDTKSAGSYNFVVKNAGKTLKTMRDFLGNEKIVRNKPVLSLKKVFEWFKKK; translated from the coding sequence GTGGCTATTTCGATGAATACAAAAGTGTTATTTACAACAAAGGCAAATTCTCTATCGGGAATGATTGGGAATAAAAATGGAAATATACTTGTGGGAGACAAAGCCTTTGAATTTTATAATAACCGTAATCCCGAAGACTATATTCAGATTCCTTGGGGAGAAATTATAAGAGTAAGGGCACAGATTTTTTTTAAAGACAAATATATTCGTGGTTTTTTCATAGATACTAAAAGTGCTGGCTCATATAATTTCGTTGTAAAAAATGCTGGAAAAACATTAAAGACAATGCGTGATTTTTTAGGAAATGAAAAAATTGTAAGAAATAAACCAGTATTGTCGCTGAAAAAAGTGTTTGAATGGTTCAAGAAGAAATAA
- the cbiG gene encoding cobalt-precorrin 5A hydrolase, whose protein sequence is MRTAIYCVSKNGYETCLKVKENVYNNLHIYVSGRVANLLNLENENNENLIIINERVPILLEKTFNKYDLHIFVAATGAVVRIIEGKFKSKDTDPAVITIDDHANFVISLLSGHLGGANEECKKIANGIGAIPVITTASDVGGKIAVDTLSQKIKAKLNDLDGAKRVTSLIVNGENVSLHLPKNIVNHDENSAGAIIVSNRKNIEISKIIPQNIFIGIGCKRGVSKEHIIEKLKYAMDKQNLELSSIKMAASAWVKSDETGLLEAMKELDIPIKFFEKEEILKLENLIEERSEFVKNQIGVYGVSEPCAYLASSRKGSFLVKKVKLEGVTISIFEEQM, encoded by the coding sequence ATGAGAACAGCAATTTATTGCGTAAGCAAAAACGGATATGAAACTTGTTTAAAAGTAAAAGAAAATGTGTACAATAATTTGCATATTTACGTATCAGGAAGAGTAGCTAACTTGCTAAATCTTGAAAATGAAAATAACGAAAATTTAATTATAATAAATGAAAGAGTGCCAATTTTACTGGAAAAGACATTTAATAAATATGATTTACACATATTTGTTGCAGCGACTGGGGCAGTTGTGAGAATTATTGAAGGAAAATTTAAAAGCAAAGATACTGATCCTGCAGTTATAACGATTGATGATCACGCTAATTTTGTAATTTCATTGCTTTCGGGACATCTTGGTGGTGCAAATGAAGAATGTAAAAAGATTGCTAATGGAATAGGAGCAATACCAGTAATTACAACGGCATCCGATGTTGGCGGAAAAATAGCAGTTGATACATTATCACAAAAAATCAAAGCCAAATTGAATGATTTGGATGGAGCAAAGAGAGTAACTTCGTTAATTGTAAATGGAGAAAATGTAAGCCTTCATTTACCAAAAAACATTGTAAATCATGATGAAAATAGTGCTGGAGCAATAATTGTGTCAAATAGAAAAAATATTGAAATCTCAAAAATTATTCCACAGAATATTTTTATTGGTATTGGATGTAAAAGAGGAGTTAGCAAGGAACACATTATCGAAAAACTGAAATATGCAATGGATAAACAGAATTTAGAGCTTTCATCTATAAAAATGGCAGCATCTGCCTGGGTAAAATCTGATGAAACAGGACTTCTTGAAGCGATGAAGGAGCTTGATATCCCAATAAAATTTTTTGAAAAGGAAGAAATTTTGAAACTGGAAAATTTGATTGAAGAACGTTCTGAATTTGTAAAAAATCAAATTGGGGTATATGGTGTTTCTGAGCCTTGTGCCTATCTAGCTTCAAGTAGAAAAGGAAGTTTTTTGGTGAAAAAAGTGAAGTTGGAAGGAGTTACAATTTCAATTTTTGAGGAACAAATGTAA
- a CDS encoding HXXEE domain-containing protein, which yields MEIYKLSFITIVLFMIHEFEEIIFIKKFIEKNKVVKDMKNELFVKKKESYPSTETTSLMIAQEFIILSTLLFMASEFRMYEIVLSLFIVYIVHLVPHIYDALRYRKFSPGSRTSFIIFPLGILMIWNVILNKEINFVIFILCVIIIGFLMILNLIFLHKISKKIDKYLQK from the coding sequence ATGGAAATATACAAATTGTCATTTATAACAATAGTACTATTTATGATACACGAATTTGAAGAAATAATTTTTATAAAAAAATTTATAGAAAAAAATAAAGTTGTAAAAGATATGAAAAATGAATTATTTGTGAAGAAAAAGGAAAGTTATCCATCTACAGAAACAACTTCATTAATGATTGCCCAAGAATTTATAATTTTATCAACATTACTTTTTATGGCAAGCGAGTTTAGGATGTATGAAATAGTTCTGTCATTATTTATTGTATATATTGTACATTTAGTACCTCATATATATGATGCGCTTAGATATAGAAAGTTTTCCCCAGGAAGTCGGACTTCTTTTATAATTTTCCCTTTAGGAATTTTAATGATCTGGAATGTTATTTTAAATAAAGAAATTAATTTTGTTATTTTTATTTTATGTGTTATAATAATTGGATTTCTGATGATTTTAAATTTGATATTTTTGCATAAAATTAGTAAAAAAATTGATAAGTATCTTCAGAAATAA
- a CDS encoding PTS system mannose/fructose/sorbose family transporter subunit IID, which yields MAENNRIKLSKSDRRSVMLRSQFLQGSWNYERMQNGGWAYSLIPALKKLYPNKDDASAALKRHMEFFNTHPYIAAPILGVTLALEEERANGSKIDDAAIQGVKVGMMGPLAGIGDPVFWFTVRPILGAIAASLAAGGSLIAPFFFFIVWNVIRIGFLWYTQEFGYQKGAEITKDLSGGLLQTITKGASILGMFVMGILVQRWTTINFPMVVSKVPLAKGAYVEFPKGPIDSTQLQKILGDVAKGLSLSPEKVTTLQDNLNQLVPGLAALLLTFLCMWLLKKKISPILIIFGLFLVGILGHLVKIF from the coding sequence ATGGCAGAAAATAATAGAATAAAATTATCAAAATCAGATCGTCGTAGTGTAATGTTACGTTCTCAATTTCTTCAAGGTTCTTGGAACTACGAACGTATGCAAAATGGAGGTTGGGCTTATTCTTTAATCCCAGCATTGAAAAAATTATATCCAAATAAAGATGATGCTTCAGCAGCTTTAAAAAGACATATGGAATTCTTTAATACTCACCCATATATTGCTGCACCAATTTTAGGAGTAACTCTTGCTCTTGAAGAAGAAAGAGCAAATGGATCAAAAATTGATGATGCAGCTATTCAAGGGGTAAAAGTTGGAATGATGGGACCACTTGCAGGAATCGGAGATCCAGTATTCTGGTTCACAGTACGTCCAATTTTAGGAGCAATTGCAGCTTCATTGGCAGCAGGTGGATCACTTATAGCACCTTTCTTCTTCTTTATTGTATGGAATGTAATACGTATAGGCTTTTTATGGTATACTCAAGAATTTGGTTACCAAAAAGGTGCTGAAATTACAAAAGATTTATCAGGTGGTTTATTACAAACAATTACTAAAGGAGCATCCATTTTAGGAATGTTCGTTATGGGAATACTAGTTCAACGTTGGACAACAATTAATTTCCCAATGGTTGTATCAAAAGTTCCTTTAGCAAAAGGGGCTTATGTAGAATTTCCAAAAGGACCTATAGACAGTACCCAGTTACAAAAAATTCTTGGAGATGTAGCAAAAGGACTATCGCTTTCTCCAGAAAAAGTAACGACTTTACAAGATAACTTAAATCAACTAGTACCGGGATTAGCGGCTTTATTATTAACATTCCTATGTATGTGGCTGTTAAAGAAAAAAATAAGTCCAATTCTAATTATCTTTGGATTATTCTTAGTTGGAATTTTAGGACATTTAGTTAAAATATTCTAA
- the cobJ gene encoding precorrin-3B C(17)-methyltransferase, whose amino-acid sequence MNKKGKIYVVGIGPGKKADMTFKAYEAMEKSDIIVGYKTYTDLIKEYFPNTEIKSSSMMKEVDRCIEVLELAKSGKNVALISSGDAGVYGMAGIMYEVIDEKDDVEIEVISGVTATNAAAAIVGAPIMHDYVTISLSNLLTDWELIKKRLELAAQGDFIISLYNPKSKGRTTQIVEAQQIMLKHKSKDTPVAIVRNAGRETEEHEITTLEKMLDSEINMLTIVLIGNSNTFVKKGKMVTPRGYDKKYEY is encoded by the coding sequence ATGAACAAAAAAGGAAAAATTTATGTAGTAGGAATTGGGCCAGGAAAAAAGGCAGATATGACTTTTAAGGCTTATGAAGCAATGGAGAAAAGCGATATAATTGTTGGGTATAAAACTTATACTGACTTGATTAAGGAATATTTTCCAAATACGGAAATAAAAAGTTCAAGTATGATGAAGGAAGTTGACAGATGTATTGAAGTTTTGGAACTTGCAAAATCTGGTAAAAATGTTGCTTTGATTAGCAGTGGAGATGCTGGAGTATACGGTATGGCTGGAATAATGTATGAGGTTATTGATGAAAAGGATGATGTGGAAATTGAAGTAATCTCAGGAGTTACAGCAACAAACGCTGCAGCCGCAATCGTAGGAGCTCCAATTATGCACGATTATGTAACAATCAGCCTAAGCAACCTTCTAACAGACTGGGAACTAATAAAAAAACGTCTAGAATTAGCTGCACAAGGTGATTTCATCATAAGCTTATACAATCCAAAAAGTAAAGGAAGAACAACTCAAATCGTAGAAGCACAGCAAATTATGCTAAAACACAAATCAAAAGACACGCCAGTTGCAATCGTAAGAAATGCAGGACGTGAAACTGAAGAGCATGAAATCACAACACTTGAAAAAATGCTTGATTCTGAAATAAATATGCTTACAATTGTATTAATCGGAAATTCAAATACATTTGTTAAAAAAGGAAAAATGGTTACACCTAGAGGTTATGATAAAAAATATGAATATTAA